The Bacteroidales bacterium genome window below encodes:
- a CDS encoding ABC transporter permease: MKMISKHRNDKRINIWLIIKREMGHKKYGFITGVLSLIIATAGVVGSIILLTGDKLATEQMLTEKEKELREEMIRLEDDYRKIMRDMGYNVLIVHREQGIAELESKGYATHYLDYGDVWKIAESDMKTLNHLLPVLQEKIHWETGNTDIFLTGIEGQVPVYSKPAHLTGDDEYRSPIMERVREGKADLGGEIAESLNLRRGDKINIKGETFEVNRIHPKKGTKDDLSVWIPLGRAQAILGRPDKINGILALQCVCHTEELGQLEEEVNGVLPHAKVFEFSSLIKARAEVREKAAALHEEVVSEELAHQRELRQKKENLASVLVILLIAGASVWIFVLIWNNVRERRYEIGILRAVGFRRFQILRIFLGKSVLMGIIGGIVGSLVGIWLGIMWSGIEFANIGSENLISFSIIMLGLLLAPVLALTAGFLPSVMAANRDPAVILHEQ, encoded by the coding sequence ATGAAAATGATATCAAAGCACAGAAACGATAAAAGAATCAATATCTGGTTGATTATAAAAAGGGAAATGGGTCATAAAAAATATGGCTTCATAACGGGAGTACTGTCCCTGATCATAGCCACTGCCGGGGTTGTTGGATCCATCATATTGCTTACCGGCGATAAGCTGGCAACCGAACAAATGCTCACAGAGAAGGAAAAGGAATTGAGAGAAGAGATGATACGCCTTGAGGATGATTATAGAAAGATAATGCGGGATATGGGCTATAATGTACTTATTGTTCATCGTGAGCAGGGTATAGCAGAGCTTGAAAGCAAAGGATATGCCACCCATTATCTGGACTACGGGGATGTCTGGAAAATTGCCGAAAGTGATATGAAGACACTCAATCATCTTCTCCCGGTGCTTCAGGAAAAAATTCACTGGGAGACCGGGAATACCGATATCTTTTTAACAGGAATTGAGGGACAGGTTCCGGTGTACAGCAAACCTGCGCATTTGACCGGTGACGATGAATACCGTTCACCCATAATGGAACGGGTCCGCGAAGGTAAAGCCGATTTGGGCGGGGAGATAGCAGAATCATTGAACCTCAGGCGGGGAGATAAAATAAACATTAAAGGGGAAACATTTGAAGTAAACCGAATACATCCTAAAAAGGGAACAAAAGATGACCTAAGCGTGTGGATTCCCCTTGGCAGGGCACAGGCTATTCTGGGCAGGCCGGACAAAATAAACGGCATTCTTGCCCTTCAATGTGTTTGTCATACTGAAGAACTGGGTCAGTTGGAAGAAGAGGTAAATGGTGTGCTTCCCCATGCCAAAGTTTTTGAGTTCAGTTCACTTATAAAGGCGCGTGCTGAGGTCAGGGAAAAAGCGGCTGCCCTTCATGAGGAAGTGGTAAGTGAAGAGCTGGCACATCAGCGTGAATTGAGGCAGAAAAAGGAAAACCTGGCTTCTGTACTGGTGATATTGCTGATAGCAGGGGCTTCGGTTTGGATCTTTGTCTTAATATGGAACAATGTACGCGAGAGAAGATATGAGATAGGTATTCTGCGGGCAGTAGGGTTCAGACGATTTCAGATACTCCGGATTTTCCTGGGAAAATCTGTTTTAATGGGAATAATAGGCGGGATTGTCGGCTCTCTGGTTGGAATCTGGCTTGGTATCATGTGGAGCGGTATTGAATTTGCAAACATTGGTTCTGAAAATCTCATAAGTTTTTCGATCATTATGCTGGGTTTGTTATTGGCACCTGTTTTGGCTCTGACAGCAGGATTCCTCCCTTCTGTGATGGCAGCCAACCGCGATCCGGCAGTTATTTTGCATGAACAATAA
- a CDS encoding ABC transporter ATP-binding protein — protein MVLRLNGLKKFYKTKNKEEIRALDGVSLEADKGELVGVNGPSGCGKTTLLLVAGGLLYPGGGKVLLDDKDLYSISSDNRDRERAENMGFVFQQFYLIPYLDILENVLVPSAASGSHPSSPEKRAKTLIDRFGLSNRIRHKPGELSTGERQRVALARALINEPKVLFADEPTGNLDDGNAEAVLEYISGFAEDGGTVLLVTHDSRITNYAHRRYNMKDGRFY, from the coding sequence ATGGTATTGCGGTTAAACGGGCTGAAAAAATTTTATAAGACGAAAAACAAGGAGGAAATCAGAGCCCTGGATGGAGTCTCTCTTGAGGCAGATAAGGGAGAGCTTGTCGGAGTGAACGGGCCGAGTGGCTGTGGAAAGACCACATTGCTCCTCGTGGCCGGGGGGTTATTGTATCCCGGAGGAGGGAAGGTGCTGCTGGATGATAAGGATTTATACAGTATTTCTTCCGACAATAGAGACAGAGAAAGGGCTGAAAATATGGGATTTGTTTTTCAGCAGTTTTATCTCATTCCCTATTTGGATATACTTGAAAATGTTCTGGTTCCATCTGCAGCTTCCGGTTCCCATCCTTCTTCACCGGAAAAAAGGGCAAAAACATTGATAGATCGGTTCGGCTTAAGCAACAGGATCCGGCATAAACCCGGGGAACTCAGTACAGGTGAGCGACAAAGGGTTGCACTTGCCCGGGCATTGATAAATGAACCCAAAGTATTATTTGCAGATGAGCCTACGGGAAACCTTGATGATGGGAATGCCGAAGCAGTTTTGGAGTATATATCCGGATTTGCCGAGGATGGTGGGACGGTACTACTGGTAACACACGACAGCAGGATTACCAATTATGCGCATCGCAGATACAATATGAAGGATGGAAGATTTTATTAA